In Paenibacillus hexagrammi, the following are encoded in one genomic region:
- a CDS encoding DUF2185 domain-containing protein: protein MFDSNKKKYFLSSNQILRLIDSQEGCIATDRITVDGCKVRFMYKEEPHQNGWPDSGWRFMAGDEDQDYMDNPNNHTVFQVNTICNYDPKIIPLLDSPSGSAYIRGTDGKFELDEEWKDPED from the coding sequence ATGTTCGATTCTAACAAAAAGAAATACTTCCTTTCATCCAATCAGATTTTAAGGTTGATCGATTCCCAAGAAGGCTGTATTGCAACTGACCGGATAACGGTTGATGGTTGCAAGGTGAGGTTCATGTATAAAGAAGAGCCTCATCAAAATGGGTGGCCTGATAGTGGATGGCGCTTTATGGCTGGAGATGAAGATCAAGATTACATGGATAATCCTAATAATCACACCGTATTTCAGGTTAATACAATATGTAACTATGATCCCAAAATAATTCCACTCTTGGATTCGCCTTCGGGTTCAGCTTACATTAGGGGGACAGATGGGAAGTTTGAACTTGATGAGGAGTGGAAGGATCCAGAAGACTGA